Within the Musa acuminata AAA Group cultivar baxijiao chromosome BXJ2-9, Cavendish_Baxijiao_AAA, whole genome shotgun sequence genome, the region AAGCAACACTTTGACGGATTTTGCTGACACttggaggtcgccctacatcattGACAATTACTCCTCGTTAGCCATCGCATGCTTTTCCTTCGATTCACATATCATCCTCCACAAAAATAAATCCAAAGTCCACAACGAAGAAACAAGGTTGCTCTCGTGACGTGAAGCCTACTGCTAACTCACTCACTCGAGGGTTGTGGACCACTGCTTCTCATGGACTGTACAGATCATCCACAGCTTTCATTCTTCTGCTTCCGCAAGTGCTCTTCGAGACCAATTTGGCGTGAAGTACTTGGATTATCTTTGAGTTGAGGTTTCCTTTAGCTGGTCAAGTCTATTGGAATATAGGCTAAACTTTGTGATTAGATGGAATTCTGATTTAAGAATCTTAGTTGAGATGAAAGTCcctattattattcttttataaatACAAATAAAACTCATGTAATAGTTTAAATATACAATTTGAGAGGAGAGATGGACCAGAGCAGAAGATTGTCTCTGTCttccatgatttctttatatccatCAGCTTTGAAAGATTTCCTAATATGATATCGGAGCTTTTTTATTTCTAACAAAAATGGAAGATTCCCGACCTGAGATGAGATGGTCGCCGTCGTCGCGAGCAACCTCTACGTCGTCTTCGTGACGTCCAACCCCCAAGCAACCGCCTCTTATCCCTTGGGACCCTCCACAAGGGCGACGTGTTCGTCTTTCTCGTCGGCTCCATTCACTTTCAGTTCGAAGTGCATGAATGAAATTTACCTGTCGATGATGAAAATCTCACCAACTCCGATTGACCATCTCCCTCCAGTCGACACGCGTGAAACGAAGTTCGGTGGAAGGAACAACTGCCCACCATCCCTTAATTTGACGTCTTTCTTGTGCATGAATTGGATCGACAACGATCGAAAATTAACACCAGCAATGGGTTGGTAGCATGGTGCTAATGAGGAGGAAGGTGGGGTGCTGGCTTGCAGACCAGAATGTTGTCCGGGAAGGGAAGATGCTCGGAGGAATCAGACCAATGAGTTTCAACGTCATTCTCTTGGGCAAGTGATGGTGGAGCATTACGATGACCGAGACTTCTCTTCTGGCCGAGATCATCAAATGTGGACGTATTAAAGGAGATGGAAATTTGATTAGTCCCTCCGGTAGCTAGgttttcttctttctcccctaACAGATGGATGTATTCCAAGATCAGCATTGTGTAGCTTACTTTACTCGTCATTTTTGGCTGAGTCGATCGATCGGTCCCTCCTAATTACTGTCAAGGCTTTCGCCTGGATGTGCCGGTTATAATTCTCGGGAGACTGCTGATCACATGTTCTTGCAATGCCAAGGTGCAAACAAGGGTATGGTGCTGCAAGGTTCTGAAACCTTATCCCCCTGAAGGCAGGCGGCCAACCTTGTTCTTCTGTGCAGACATGAGTTTCGTGTGTTCCGAGAAGGACATTCCACTTGGATAGATTGACGCATAAGCTCAGGTTCTTCTAAATggaattttatattaaaagataGATATATTGCAAAGTCACGTGATtcgatattatttatttatattcacgagcagaatatctttttttattaatttaaaatcaaTATATTTCCTTTTCCGAAAGAAAACAAAGCATGCGTAGGAAGATTCACTAATACCACAagctttatttttattatagaatAAACCATGCACGAGGTAAACCTCATGACGTCATTAATGTATTATAGAATATATTCTTGAGCGATGTCCAACCACAGCATCTAAGAGTATCTTAATTGGCTTGTACTAAGCGTTGTCCATATTCTTGAGCGATGTCCAACCACTGCTGCTGCTGAAGCCAGCCCACGGTCGTCTTGCTAAGCTGCACGGCCTGGGCAAGAATGTAATCAGGGATGGGCGGCTTCGATCCGAACAGTGCGTTGGCGGTGGTGACGAGACCCGGGCTCTGGCTGCCAAAGGTAGCGAACGCCACCGCATCGGTGTCCCCGATGTTGAACTGGAAGTGTATGAGTCCCCTGGGGAACACAAACGCGTCGCCCTTCTTCAGCTTCTTAGCGAAGAGAAGGTTGCCGTTTTCCGTGTTGGAGGTGACGAAGCCGGCGTAGAGCGTTCCTTCCGCCACGTGCAGTATCTCCGACGATCGTGGATGCGAGTGAGGAGGGTTGAGACCGAAGGGCGCGTAGTCGATGCGAGACATGGCGACGCCAAGGGAGTTGAGGCCTGGGAGTCGTTCCACGTTGACGAGAGTGATGTTTGCGCCCAGCTCGTTGGCGGTGCTCGCGGGCTTGTCTAAGCCGGTGAAGTAGAAGTCATCTGCCGTGACATCCTTAGCTTTCTTGCAGGCGAATCCGTTCACAAACACTGCAGCATGCACGATGAACAGGCTTTAGCAACTCGAGCAAGCACACACACGCACGAGGACCTAGCTAGCTAGCTACGAGGATAACGATGCCTACCGTTGGAGTCGTAGTCAGCAACGCAAAAGTCTTGGAGAGGACTCGGATCAAATGCCAATGCATGAGAGGAAGCCAGGGCAAGAAGAGCAGCGATGAGGGTGATCCTAGCAGCCATCTGCACTCTCTtcgaacaagcaagatgaaatgaTGCAAGTTTCTTTGTGACTGGCCTCAGGAATCGAGATGTATATATAGAAGGCCCCGAGGTAGTGTTCAATTGTGAACCGGTCGATAGAGTATGTATTCTACACGGCAGTGTGCTGACTAATTCAGCTGATGACGACCTCGACTGCCAATGACAACTCCCTCAGTTCCAACCTAGATCTACCACTAACCTCAGGTTCATGAAAGTTTTGGTTGGATAATATGTCATTTTGGTGCATCCAACATCGACCCTTCTGCCCCATCAGTATCACGTTCTTGACATCTTTTTATATTGGTTGCAATGACCAGTTAGTAGCCAATGAAATTTTATCAGCCAATGCTTCTACGCTACCAAACTTTAGTATGTAATCGTGGAATCATAACTGAGGATACGAGGAAGAAGTTGAGAGCAATTTGTCTTGCTTCATTTTATGCGCTAAACTCAACTGCGGCAGCCGAATGCCTGGACTCCTTGTTCACTTGTCGACCAAGGAACTTTGAATACTGAAACTTCTTCAACGTATGCTACTGCATGGAAATTTTAGTTCCTTCTGTCATTAAAGAGACAAAACAAGAAAGCTTAAATGATTGAAACGCGAAAACGATCGGATATCATATTCTAATTTGAGCCCTTTCTTTCTTGTGCGTAAACGTCAAGTAATTTAAGTAAACGAAAACCATCTGATATCGTATTCTAATTTGATAGGATTGTTGCTTTTATCCTCCATCTAAATGATTTTTAGAAGTGTTGCAGTTGCCAAGGtaccagaagaaaagagaacgaaattggaggataaaagccagaaatatattttgttaggttatccagagaattctagtggttacaaactctacaatcctatcacaaataaagttgtgatgtcaagagatgttgagtttgataaacaacagatttggaactggaaaagtgatgagcagcataagaaagctgtagctttagaagaagatgatataatacaagcaagcaccgaagtggCTGTGCCGGAATtatcacctagatcagctaggttacatgattcaagaagtccaattataagaaggacaagaccgattcaggacctatatgatgtgactcgaatgattgatactaacaatgatgaactttctttattttgtctttttgcaagatatgatccattaacctttgaagaagcttatagagatgaaaaatggcgacaagatatgaatgaagaaattcatgccattaacaaaaataatacatgggtgcttactacacttccagaagaccatcaagctatcggtgttaagtggatcttcaaaacaaaaagaaatgcaaaaggagagaTGGAGAAATACAAGACCAGACTGATTgcaaagggatataaacaacaatatgggattgactatgaagaaatatttgcgccagttgctcgattggagacaataagattacttatctctctagcaactcaaatgaaatggaagattttacaaatggatgtcaaatcagtatttcttaatggagttcttgaagaagtatatattcaacaacttcgaagaaaaacttggcatgctagatggaacaagtttaaggggggagaatgttggaattaaacttgttcaagaggCATAAaaatgttcattgcatcaagtggaagaatcattacatcaagaagaaaaaatggattaaaagtctatagaaggataagtcaaattggttattgattcttgaaagggtttcttgaaagagaatgattcatcttgaatacaattaatataatatatttttggggactatataaacccttgGGTCATGAGGGTAAGAGAGTTTTTTTGAAattgtaaaagtatttttcttaagagaaatatagaagattgaaagcttgtcatactcttcctctatttgatatctctatcctattttcctatcaacatcaacaataTCGTATTCTAATTTGATAGGTCCGAGCGAGCCATTGGTTGGCAAGGACTTAGCCCTTTCTTTCGTTCTTCCGCTCAGGTGCAAGATGTTTAGCGAATGCCCATTAATTTTCTTGGTTTTCGGATACCTATATATGCTCTTCCTTGCTGTATCCGTCAATCAACGTGAAgagtgttagtgtaaacacctttttttagTATAAACACccttttttcttagccgtgacccgggaggtcgtctcggctcgttcgggggtccgaatggcggggatctccctggggcggtgCTCGTCTCCTccggggtggtcgggtgcggcctcggactcggggcgatgcggcGACTCTTCCCGAGCGGGGATTGCCGGCACGTCCCGgtcgggagacctcggcttgattCCCGCGCGATGGTCGGGTGCGGTCTCGGACTCAGGGCGATGCGGCGACTCTTCCCGAACGGGGATTGCCGGCTCGTCCCGGACGGGAGACCTCGGCTCGATACCTGCACAATGGTCGGGttcgctcgacccgacccctccgacgatcaagttagagagatgcgaTGGTGGTTGTTCGGGGATTTTAGCTGTTACCTCTCCCTTCTGGCTtggggacgtttataggggaactcggcatcctcggctgcgccatcccgtcggtcggggccgtatctctgatggcaTCCGACATCGCTGAGGACGTTGCGTATGGGaacgggggatcgcagggtatgggcgagcttcaaccgctacccacttctgtctcgtcctactgtgctgggtcaacggaaggggctgcgggctccgtgaggctaacgtccggacgcagacTGTCGCCCTCGTTGCTCctcctggggcgccgcgcctgtccacgtgcgggggaagtcgccgggggtggggtttaccattttttgccatatcaaagAGTATAAGATGAAACGTTCTAAACACAAAGATAAGAAGGCAATACAACAGATGAGACGTTGACGGTGGAATATTCAAAGAAGTATTCAATTCAGTACGTTCGATCATTTCCAAACGTGACTGTGATGCAATGAACCTATCCAGGTTTTGAGAAAGACATGAGACCGTCACCAGGCATTAACTAGGGGATTTAGGCATCGGTACTTGgcatgttttattattattatcgctTGAATCGCATCGAAATCTAGACTGACCTCTCATCTTGTCAAATCACAACAACAAGTAAAACAACGACTATGAACGATCGCTGATATGCCATTTACTCACATAGAGCCATTGACCATGTTGCACTGGATCACCCACTTACCTAGTGATCATCTCCGGGAAACTTCTCAGCCTTTCACCAAGCTCTCATCGAGACATAGAAGAAAGTAATACTTTGATGCGGATGCAGATGATCGTATGCGACGTTCAAGCTCTTCCAGCTCAGTTCTTTATCTGATCGTTTGATAAACGTTATACACTTTCAACGCCGATCTAATccctaataaacaaaaagaactcTCTGTATTAGATCTCGGTTAAACAGTTGCACAAGGCATATAAGTCAACGATTGAGCTGACTGTAAATTTCTTTCGGTTGTCAAAATTACTACGATACGACGTGCATGAACCAtctccacctcctcttcctcttctcactCTATAATCTCTCAATCTCCCCAaaggcttcctcctcctcttaaCGCCATCTCCTACTCTACCTCTAACCCCCTCCTCCCACTCTATCTCCACCACCACCGTCTTGTTCTCTCACTTtgtctaaaaattaaaaaaaatatatatatatatatatatatatatatatattaattttaaattagtttCATTTTGAGTGTTACTAGGTCAAATattagttctttttttctttatgaaaacgaaaaaaaaggagagaaatatGTATTCACTTGTAGTTGGTAGGTTGGACTGAATCTTTACCTCAATTTTGTCTTATGTTGGAGTCCGGCTAGTGCCTACTAATTAAGTTCTCGGCCGTCATCCCGGATGGCTGTCGACGACGATATTTTGACAAGGGTACtctaattattaggtgatgagagccAGGACGTACAGACTGAGGCTTTCAGAATTCTCAGGTGACTGCTGACCACCCTTTTGATTTTGCCGCGTGGCCAAGTTGCCAAGAAATTTCTCTTGGCCAATCATGCATGGTTCAGAAACCTGGACCTGCACGGTTCTAACCTTTTATGTATGCACGAGTTCCTTGTGCTCTAACATTCCTCATTCGCCAAGTACACACACAAAGAAGTAGCTAGCTACGAGGATAACCATGCCTACCATTGGAGTCGCAGTCATCAACACAAAAGTATTGGAGAGGACTCGGAACAGATGCCGACGCATGAGAGGAAGCCAGGGCAAGAAGAGCAGTTACGAGGATGATCCTAGCAGCAGCCATCTGCACTCTCTTTCGAGAGCTGTCGTAAATTAAGATAAGAACAAGCAATATGATTTGAGAATGGCCAGCGTCAGCAGGGGGGACGTATACATAGAAGGCTATTTGGTGAATTAGTCGATAGTGCATGTATTCTTCACGTTAAGATGCTGACCAGTTAAGTCGATAATGACTGATGGCAAGCTGCGATAGTGAATCCGCCTTCACCACTAAATGTTAAGATCATTTAGTTGAAGCCTGTCGGGCTTCTGCTTGTCGGACGGCACCTCTTCCTTGTTCaaatattattttcaataaataCTGTGTAGAGAGTAAATAACCCTTTAATTTTTTAtcggttagagagagagagagagagggaaacatTCACACATTCTAAATATTATTAGTGATTATAATCAGTAGATAATAGTGACAGATGATATATTAGACTGCCGAATTTTATGGGGCATAAACAAGGCGTTCGTGAACCCCCCCATCTTTTACCACATTAAGCATGATAAATCATGGTATCGTTGAATATGACGATGCAAGAATCAGGACGCATAGACACATGCAGTAGTAGTTGGCATGTTTCTTTGGTCGTATACATTGCAAGCTCATCATCTCATCCAAGTGCAACAAAAGTAAAACGACGACTTTGACCGATTCCTTACGTGGCACTTATAGCGGTGCTCCGTTTCTCACAAACGGCCAGCCATTGACCATTCAAGACCAATATATGATTGGGCTCGAATGAGAAGGATGATCCTTGGATGACTAACGTCACCTATCATCGATCGATCGGTGGCTCTCGTGGAAATGTTCCGTGCTCACGAAGACTCAAACACGAGTCTCTCATCTTAGATCACATCTCCGTGGAGCTAATGGGCACTGCTGGTTAGGAGGTGGCCGCGCCACACAAGTCAATGCAAGTAAGTAGTGGGATTGGATTAGGATGATCATAGTTCTGCGTCTACCCTCTCTACAAACGGTTGTAATAGAACAAACGTACGTGGAAGAAGAACTGATGGAGTTTATGGGGGTGTCGTAGAACAATGATGTGTTTTCCAAAGAGAGTATGCGtcaatgttgatgatatgttgttgTATATTTCAAATTGGACTTGTGATTCTTGGAAATATGTTGAATACGAGGGGGGTTAATTGAACGCATAGGTAGGTGAGAGGTGGATGAAATGCAGCGCAT harbors:
- the LOC103999573 gene encoding putative germin-like protein 2-1, whose translation is MAARITLIAALLALASSHALAFDPSPLQDFCVADYDSNVFVNGFACKKAKDVTADDFYFTGLDKPASTANELGANITLVNVERLPGLNSLGVAMSRIDYAPFGLNPPHSHPRSSEILHVAEGTLYAGFVTSNTENGNLLFAKKLKKGDAFVFPRGLIHFQFNIGDTDAVAFATFGSQSPGLVTTANALFGSKPPIPDYILAQAVQLSKTTVGWLQQQQWLDIAQEYGQRLVQAN